The sequence below is a genomic window from Microbulbifer hydrolyticus.
GGAGCGTCCGGTAAAGCCGAATACGTAAGTAACGATGGGGAATTTCGCCACATCTTCCAGGGTGAGCTTGGGCAACTGAGCCAGCTCATGCCCCTTGGGAACCAGGATGCACCGGTTCCATCGGTACACCGGCATCATCACAAGGTCACTGAACAGTTCCAGGGCTTCCGTGGCAATAGCGAAGTCGGCAGTACCGTCCGCCGCCATCTCGGAAATCTGCATCGGTGTACCCTGATGCATGTGCAGGGATACTTCCGGGTAACGAGCGATAAATGCTTTTATTACAGGAGGCAGCGCATAGCGTGCCTGCGTATGGGTGGTGGCGATTGCAAGGCTGCCGCGCTTGTCATTGCTGAACTCCTGCGCGACCTGTTTGATGTTTTCCACCTTGCGCATGATCTCGCCGGCGGTTTTGAGAATCGCCTCCCCTGCCGGGGTCACCCGGGTCAGGTGCTTGCCGCTGCGGGCAAAGATCTCGACACCCAGCTCGTCCTCGAGTAGCCGGATCTGCTTGCTGATCCCGGGCTGCGAGGTAAACAGACTCTGTGCCGTGGCAGAAACATTGAGATCGTGATGCGCCACTTCCCAGATATAACGCAACTGCTGCAGCTTCATAGTCTCTCCCTGTCTACGGCTGGCCATGGCGGTACAGACTGCCGCCACGCTCAATTTTACGCCAGCTGTTGGTTATAAAAACTTAGCGACTTTATGCGGGAAAAGAATAGCAGCGAAATGACTGACGAGCCAACACTTGGCTATTAACGCGGGTTAAAAATGAGGAAATGGTTACTAAAAGTGACTTTGAGGGAGACATATACGCCAGATGCTTGTCGATGGCGGCAAATTATTCTGGCACTATTTAAACCAAACTAATCCTCCAGATTAGCGATACCGTGCGGCACATGGCCGGTGGCCACATGTTGTGCCGCCGAGGCGCAATGGTTGGGCTGATCATCGAAAAACACATCGGCCCCAAACGCCCGCAGAAACTCACCTTTCGGCAAACCACCGAGGAAGATGGACTCATCGATACGGATATTCCAGGCCCGCAAAGTACGAATCACGCGTTCGTGAGCGGGTGCAGAACGCGCGGTTACCAGCGCCGTTCGAATGGGACAACGCTCCGCCTCAAACTCCCCTTGCAAGTGCTGCAGTGCCTCAAGAAACCCCTTGAAAGGCCCTCCCTGCAACGGCTGCTTTGCAGACGCACGCTCTGCAGTAGTAAACGCAGCCAGCCCCTCGCGCTTGAAGATCTGCTCCGCCTCATCAGAAAAAATCACCGCATCGCCATCGAATGCAAAGCGCAGCACTTCGTCGCCTCGCTGGCGTGCGCCACCGGGAATGAGTGTTGCCGCTGCAATACCCTGCTCCAGGGCCCGGCGAACATCACTGCCGTCGGTGGACAGGAAAAGATGGCAACCGAACGGCGAAATGTAGCGGTAAGGGCTACCGCCATTGCAGAATGCCGCGCGGCTGATTCTCAGCCCGTAATGCTCAATGGAGTTGAATACCCGCAAGCCGGTATCGGCACTGTTACGCGACAGCAGAATCACTTCCACCCGGGGTTCACCGCCCAGGCGTTCGTTGATCTGCAGGAATTTCTCGACCAGCGAGAATGCCTCGCCTTTCGGGAGAACATCATTTTCCCGCTCAATCTGATACGCCGAAAATGCCTCAACGCCCTGCTCCTCATAAACCTGGTGACTCTCACGCAGATCAAACAGGGCGCGCGATGAAATCGCAATGATGAGTTTGTTCGCGGGTGGCGATTGGCGGTTGTTGCTCATGGCGATAAATGCCCTCAGGGCGCCTCCACATCATCCAGCCCGGAGGGCTTTTCATCGTTGCGATGGGGCTCCAGCAATACCAGCAACATATTGAGCAGATCGGCGCGAGTGCGCTCCGAGCGCACCCCCTCCTGGTTCACGACCACCAGAAGCATCGCGTGGCAGGTTTCGAGTGTAGCTCGGGCGAGCCGGTTGGTCTCATTGGGTGGACAGGTAAAACCGAGGCGACGGAACATATCCACAAGGTGGTTGATGACCAGCTCATCGTGGCGCTCATCCAGCTCATGCAATTCCGGTATTCCCCACATCGCCTGAACCAGTGGCAGAAGACCCCGCTGCTCGCGGTACACAGACATCCAGCGCTTGAGCAGGTCATCGAGGAAGTCTTTGAGGCTGAGCTGCTCAAGATTCATCGCGGCAAGCTCGTCCAGACGCTCGGTAAGGCTCGCCAGCCACTGCTCGCCCATCGCGTAGAGGATGGCGTGCTTGTTCGGGAAATAGTGATACACGGAGCCGACAGAAACGCCGAGCTCCTTGGCGATCAGGATGGTGGTCAGGTCATTCAGACCAACCTGCTCCAGCAGCCGGCCGGTGGTGTCCAGTATCTGGCGCGCCCTCTCCCGGGCACGGGCCTGAACCGGCTCCCGTCGCGGCGACAACTGATTTTTACGGCGATTCTGTTCTGCGGTCGACACTACGTAATCCTTTTCACTGAAGTGTCTTTTTAACATAAATGGCCCACTCACTCACCAACAAAAAGGCCGGCTATAGAAGCCGGCCATTTTGTTCATCCTGTGAGACGAAAGGAACCGTATCAGAAGCGGTAGTCCAGGTTTACACCCACGACACGCCCGCGCGACGGGTCGGTTTTGGTTGCGGGCAGATTGTACAGTGCGGGAGCGTAACCCCAGTGGTAGTACTCTTCACCGGTCAGGTTCTCGGCATAGATACCCGCGGTCCAGGACTCATCCGGCGCGGTGAGCGCAAGACGCACATTGAACACATTGCGCGCATCCAGTTTCACCGCCTCAGTGTTCTCCAGATCGGACCACTGCTCACCGGTGTAGGTGTACTCAGCAGCGTAAGAGATCTCACCCAAGCCGGTGTTCTGGGTATACGTCAGTACGGTGGCCGAGGAGAACTTCGGAGAAAACGCCATCTCGTTGCCGTTACAGCTATCGCACAGCTCTTCGGGTGCACCATTGAATTCGGTATCCAGCAGCGCTGCACCCCAGTAGAGGTCCAGGTTGTCGGTAATCAGCCAGCGGGCATCCACTTCCAGGCCGCGGCCTTCGGACTCACCCACATTGCGGGTGATCGCGGCCGCGCCCACCCAGAACGCCTGCTGCATGTCGTCGTAGGAGTACTGGAAAGCCGCCGCGTTCAGTGCCATACGGTTGTCCAGCAAGCGCGCCTTGATACCCAGCTCGTAAGACAGCACGGTTTCTTCGTCAAAACGGCTCGGTTCTGCATTGCCGGCATTCACCTCGTAGCCCTGCTCGTCCAGCCACTCGTACTGGCTGTCTTCATCCGTACCGTACGCCGGGTCGGTGATGCGATAAGACAGATAGTCGAAGCCGCCGGACTTGTAGCCGGTGGCTACGCTGGCGTAAGTGGTCAGCTCGTCACTGATGATGTGCGTCAAGGTTACACGGCCGGAGACATTGTCCCATGTGTGGTCGCCGCGAATTCCGTCCTCATCGGTATACATGGCCTGGTAATTCCAGCCACCGGTCCAGGTGTCCGGCCAGGGGGAAACCACATCGTAGGTTTTCTGATCCTGGGTGTAACGGGCACCGAAGCCGAGGCTAGTGGAATCGGTCAGGTCGTAAGTGGTATTGGCAAATACACCCCAGCCGGAGTAATCCCCGAGGGTATCCGCTGCTTCAATGGAAAGGTTATCCGGAGCGTATTCCCAGGGGTCACCCTCGAAGCCAAAGGCTTCGTCCAGAACATCCTGAGGCAGCGAGGCACAGGTATCGAAAGTGTCCAGACCCTCTTCCCATTCGTCTGCGTAAATACCGTCACAGATAAAATCTTCGTTATCGATTCCGGCAAAGTAGGCGTTGACCTCTTCCTGGTAATAGGAAG
It includes:
- the cysB gene encoding HTH-type transcriptional regulator CysB; its protein translation is MKLQQLRYIWEVAHHDLNVSATAQSLFTSQPGISKQIRLLEDELGVEIFARSGKHLTRVTPAGEAILKTAGEIMRKVENIKQVAQEFSNDKRGSLAIATTHTQARYALPPVIKAFIARYPEVSLHMHQGTPMQISEMAADGTADFAIATEALELFSDLVMMPVYRWNRCILVPKGHELAQLPKLTLEDVAKFPIVTYVFGFTGRSKLDEAFLEKGLSPKVVFTAADADVIKTYVRLGLGIGIVADMAAVEDEDSDLVALDASELFESSVTKIGFRKGIFLRGFMYEFIQQFAPHLTRELVEKASQASSRAEVDELFSHIDLPVY
- a CDS encoding 5'-nucleotidase; translated protein: MSNNRQSPPANKLIIAISSRALFDLRESHQVYEEQGVEAFSAYQIERENDVLPKGEAFSLVEKFLQINERLGGEPRVEVILLSRNSADTGLRVFNSIEHYGLRISRAAFCNGGSPYRYISPFGCHLFLSTDGSDVRRALEQGIAAATLIPGGARQRGDEVLRFAFDGDAVIFSDEAEQIFKREGLAAFTTAERASAKQPLQGGPFKGFLEALQHLQGEFEAERCPIRTALVTARSAPAHERVIRTLRAWNIRIDESIFLGGLPKGEFLRAFGADVFFDDQPNHCASAAQHVATGHVPHGIANLED
- a CDS encoding TetR/AcrR family transcriptional regulator, with amino-acid sequence MLKRHFSEKDYVVSTAEQNRRKNQLSPRREPVQARARERARQILDTTGRLLEQVGLNDLTTILIAKELGVSVGSVYHYFPNKHAILYAMGEQWLASLTERLDELAAMNLEQLSLKDFLDDLLKRWMSVYREQRGLLPLVQAMWGIPELHELDERHDELVINHLVDMFRRLGFTCPPNETNRLARATLETCHAMLLVVVNQEGVRSERTRADLLNMLLVLLEPHRNDEKPSGLDDVEAP
- a CDS encoding TonB-dependent receptor; protein product: MTLSNKPFVARKNLLASTIGAAVLTVSGGAVAAAQIEEVTVTAQMRAESLKDVPMAVSAFSGDTIKDSNLSDFKDLFSLTPGISGETNDSFFDSVSVRGVNNNSFGSGSDPALGIFLDGVYQSRTGATPSMYDLERVEVVKGPQGTLFGRNTASGAISMASRKPGEVFAGDVSVGAGQYGRTELEGGVDVPVSEDLAVRISGKHFSQDGHVENLAGGPDLGASELNAMRFTAVYDGFDATTVTLLAQYEDREGDGTIYRAFDSGAGYAYEIPEADYDQVYNDVQGVDQSEIADVILTVEHELDSGNTFTSITGYKTHNYTYIEDFDGTPEPIDKYVRDQTGDFFSQEFRLTSNSAGPFNYVLGASYYQEEVNAYFAGIDNEDFICDGIYADEWEEGLDTFDTCASLPQDVLDEAFGFEGDPWEYAPDNLSIEAADTLGDYSGWGVFANTTYDLTDSTSLGFGARYTQDQKTYDVVSPWPDTWTGGWNYQAMYTDEDGIRGDHTWDNVSGRVTLTHIISDELTTYASVATGYKSGGFDYLSYRITDPAYGTDEDSQYEWLDEQGYEVNAGNAEPSRFDEETVLSYELGIKARLLDNRMALNAAAFQYSYDDMQQAFWVGAAAITRNVGESEGRGLEVDARWLITDNLDLYWGAALLDTEFNGAPEELCDSCNGNEMAFSPKFSSATVLTYTQNTGLGEISYAAEYTYTGEQWSDLENTEAVKLDARNVFNVRLALTAPDESWTAGIYAENLTGEEYYHWGYAPALYNLPATKTDPSRGRVVGVNLDYRF